Below is a window of Desulfarculaceae bacterium DNA.
TCAACGGCGCGGTGGTCATCCAGAAGGGCCTGGTGATCATCGCGGGCAGGCGCTTCGAGGTGCTCGAGGGCAAGGCCGACTTCCAGGGCAAGACCCAGCCCGACCCGGCCCTGAGCGCCGAGGCCAGGCTGTTCATGGGCTCCACCACGGTGTTCGTCAACGTGGCCGGCACGGCCATGGACCCGGTGGTCAACCTGGGCTCCCTGCCCCCCATGAGCCAGGCCGACATCCTGAGCACCATCATCTTCGGACGCCCGGCCGCGGACCTGAACAAGGGCCAGAGCAAGGAGCTCTCGGCCCAGGCCCTGGCCCTGCTGGGTCAGGTGGGGGCCAAGGAGATGAGCCGCATCTTCGGGCCCGACCTATCGCCCGACGTGGTCACGGTGCACAACACCCTCTCGGCCGGGCCCTCCCTGGAGGCGGGCAAGTACTTGAGCGAGGACCTCTACCTGCGCTACCGCCAGAACCTGGGGCCCTACGGCGGCCAGAACGTGGGCCTGGAGTACCGCCTGTCGCGCTACTTCTCGGTGGAAAGCACCGTGGGCACCACCCGGGACAACGGGGTGGACCTGGTGTTCACCCGCGACTTCGACCTGGGCGACGAAGACAAAAAGCCCGCGGCCGCCAAGCCGAGCAAGCCTCAATCCGAAACTCAGAAAAGCGCCGATTAACAAAACCGCCTGGCCTCCGATCAAACGGAAACCAGGCGGAATCAGATCTCTCATTATTTCCCAAGAAAACTCAGGCCTCGCGGAAGCGGCACAGCCAGCGGCCGGATAACAAGGCGGCCCAAGGCTTGGGCCGCCAAATGGTCTCAACGGGAGCTAATGACGTTGGTGAAAGCAGGTCGCTTCACGACCCGCTATGCCGCCAGCGGCTCGCTGGCGAGCGCGGGCCGGAGGCGTAGCCAATGCTACGTCGAGGCCCGAGCGCCGCCAGCAACGCAGTTAACCGGTGGCTGGCGAAGCCGCCGGGCTAAGGCAAGAAGCGGCTCATGGTGGGCGAAACCTCCAGCCTGGAGGCCACCTCCATGACCCCATCCACCCCGCCGGCCAGGCGCAGGGCCTGGCGGGCGGCCTCGGCGTCGGCCACGTAGCCGTTCAGGGTCACCTGGCCCTCGGCGCAGGACACCTCCAGGGCGTGCAGGTCCATCTCGGCCACCAGCTCGCGCCTCACCCGCGAGGCCAGCACCATGTCGCCCAGCAGGCGCATCCCCTCGGCGGTGAGCTCGAACTCGCTGTGCGCGGCCAGGCCCAACACGGTGTTGGCCGCCTGCTCCAGGGAGAGCCGCCCCATGTTCAAGACCAGGTCGTAGCTCAGGGGAGAGGCCCAGTCGGCCCCGAAGACATGGGCGATGTAGGCCCGCCGCTGCTGGTCCACCACCGTGGCCAGCTGGCGGGCCCGGTCCAGCTCCAGGCCCTCCCCCCGGGCCAGGCGCTGGGCCCTGAGTTCCAGGGGGGCCACGGTGCGCACCCGGAGCACCCCGGGCACCAGACGCAAGAGCAGGTTGGCCCCCCGGCCCACCAGCACCGCGTCGCCCTTTTGGGCGTATTGCAGTACCACGCTCTCCAGGAAGGAGGCGAAGACCCGCCGCTTGCGGTTGTTAAGGTCCAGCAAGGCCGGGCCTTGCTCGGCCAGGAGCTGGTGCTCGTCGCGGGAGAGGTCCACCAGCCCGGCCACCGCCTCCATGAGGGTGCGGCGGTCCACGCACTCCAGCCGTCCCAGCCGGCAAACCTCCTCGGCCAGCTCGTCGCGCCAGGAACCCATTTCTCCGGATATGGTGATGATGCTCA
It encodes the following:
- a CDS encoding cytidylate kinase family protein, with amino-acid sequence MSIITISGEMGSWRDELAEEVCRLGRLECVDRRTLMEAVAGLVDLSRDEHQLLAEQGPALLDLNNRKRRVFASFLESVVLQYAQKGDAVLVGRGANLLLRLVPGVLRVRTVAPLELRAQRLARGEGLELDRARQLATVVDQQRRAYIAHVFGADWASPLSYDLVLNMGRLSLEQAANTVLGLAAHSEFELTAEGMRLLGDMVLASRVRRELVAEMDLHALEVSCAEGQVTLNGYVADAEAARQALRLAGGVDGVMEVASRLEVSPTMSRFLP